The Latilactobacillus sakei subsp. sakei DSM 20017 = JCM 1157 genome includes a window with the following:
- a CDS encoding Cof-type HAD-IIB family hydrolase: MTVKLIASDMDHTLLNESGQLPPNFEQVVKQLTAKGIIFTAASGRPLYTLKQMFANLENDMCLVGDNGGVISYQGDIIFKSLLPLTDYQRMVAFVNESQTGIGMICGMDAVYIEEQYQALDATFRQFYAEIKYVPDLTKVSVEADKFTVYFPEANSRDFYEQIYGPTFGADYSVAVAGVEWVDIMNKGIDKGHAMRFLANHFNISTAEMMAFGDTYNDKEMLQTVKYSYLMGNADDDMLQYATYRADTNENYGVLQEIEKLL, translated from the coding sequence ATGACAGTTAAATTAATTGCATCAGATATGGATCATACCTTATTAAACGAAAGTGGCCAGTTGCCACCGAATTTTGAACAAGTTGTTAAACAGTTAACGGCCAAAGGCATCATTTTTACAGCGGCGAGTGGTCGGCCACTTTATACGTTGAAGCAGATGTTTGCTAATTTAGAAAATGACATGTGTCTCGTAGGTGATAATGGCGGGGTTATCAGTTATCAAGGTGACATTATCTTCAAGAGTTTATTGCCATTGACTGATTATCAACGGATGGTCGCTTTTGTGAACGAGAGTCAAACCGGAATCGGGATGATTTGTGGAATGGATGCGGTTTATATTGAAGAACAATACCAAGCTTTAGATGCGACATTCCGTCAATTCTATGCCGAAATCAAATACGTTCCTGATTTAACCAAAGTGAGTGTTGAAGCGGATAAGTTTACGGTTTACTTCCCAGAAGCCAATAGCCGCGACTTTTACGAACAAATTTACGGGCCAACGTTTGGTGCTGACTATTCAGTGGCCGTCGCTGGTGTGGAATGGGTCGATATCATGAACAAGGGGATTGATAAAGGCCACGCGATGCGCTTTTTAGCTAATCATTTCAATATTTCAACGGCTGAAATGATGGCCTTTGGGGATACGTATAATGATAAAGAAATGCTTCAAACAGTTAAATACAGTTATTTAATGGGTAATGCGGATGATGATATGTTGCAATATGCCACCTACCGCGCGGATACTAACGAGAATTATGGCGTGTTGCAGGAGATTGAGAAATTGCTGTAA
- a CDS encoding alpha/beta fold hydrolase: MKKFAVQSTDRQHQLHVVAWLPTQKPIAVVQILTGMAEYIERYDALTQFLADRGIVVIGHDHVGQGHSVQTTDELGYFGPHGLQTLLNDCTLIGRIAHEEYPECPLFVLGHSMGSMLATQYVKQTTVPLAGAIFMGVIDVPVVLKPALPLVNLIGALAPKQPGKLLNNLAFGVYPKRFDANRPFSWLSYNQDNVAAYENHPLCGYVFSNNGFAMLLTLTELTRHADWQLALKERPVLVLSGQDDPAGGYGRRARHLATQFKKHTVTNATVRILPHTAHEILQETNAIEQQQAIYDWLLTAISQSPATRHNSR, translated from the coding sequence ATGAAAAAATTTGCCGTACAATCAACCGACCGTCAGCACCAACTCCACGTTGTTGCTTGGTTACCTACTCAAAAACCAATCGCAGTTGTCCAAATTCTAACCGGCATGGCCGAATATATCGAACGCTATGACGCGCTCACCCAATTCTTAGCTGATCGCGGGATCGTCGTAATTGGCCACGATCATGTTGGTCAAGGACATTCCGTTCAGACAACTGATGAACTCGGTTATTTTGGCCCCCATGGCTTACAGACACTATTAAACGATTGTACCTTAATCGGGCGCATCGCCCATGAAGAATATCCTGAATGCCCACTATTTGTATTGGGCCATTCAATGGGTTCGATGCTTGCCACCCAATATGTCAAACAAACGACTGTGCCACTGGCTGGCGCAATTTTTATGGGCGTTATTGACGTTCCAGTCGTGCTCAAACCCGCTTTACCACTCGTTAATTTAATCGGAGCCCTTGCGCCTAAACAACCAGGCAAGCTTTTGAATAATCTAGCTTTTGGCGTTTATCCTAAACGCTTTGACGCCAATCGGCCGTTCTCGTGGCTCAGTTATAATCAGGACAATGTAGCGGCTTACGAAAATCATCCCCTTTGTGGCTACGTATTCAGTAATAACGGTTTTGCGATGTTATTGACGCTGACAGAATTAACGCGTCATGCTGATTGGCAACTGGCTTTAAAAGAACGCCCAGTACTAGTGCTGAGTGGCCAAGACGATCCTGCCGGCGGTTATGGGCGCCGCGCCCGCCATTTAGCGACACAATTTAAAAAGCACACCGTCACTAACGCCACGGTGCGCATTTTGCCACATACAGCTCATGAAATTTTACAAGAAACAAATGCAATTGAACAGCAACAAGCGATTTATGATTGGTTGCTTACAGCAATTTCTCAATCTCCTGCAACACGCCATAATTCTCGTTAG
- a CDS encoding APC family permease, which translates to MLEKNKMSLFSLVMLGLSSIIGSGWLFGAWEATTVAGPAAIISWIVGAIVIGAIAFNYVELGTMFPESGGMSHYAQYSHGSLLGFIASWSNWVSLVTIIPIEAVAAVQYMSSWPWSWANWTNRFMHHNEISTRGLLVVFAFIIVFTLLNFWSVKFLTRFTSFIAIFKLAIPLLTIIMLVSTGFHSENFGHSVATFMPYGSAKIFAATSISGIIFSYNAFQTVINVGSEIRDSKRNIGRGIAISLGISIVIYLLLQITFIGAVSPALIAKTGWHGLNFQSPFADLAILLGIHWLAVLLYLDAFISPFGTGVSFVASCARTLAALKQNKHMPAIVGKINHQYNIPRVAMAINAVVSMLLVSVFRSWGTLASVISTATLIAYLTGPVTVMSLRKMAPDMNRPVHSSWMKVMAPLSFVLASLATYWAMWPTTIKVIGVIMLGLPFYFYYEYRIHWENTWAQFKGSLWLIIYLALLSLISFLGSREFNGINVIPYPLDFVLISALALIFYYWGIISRFYSKYFSRAKRINKDVQL; encoded by the coding sequence ATGTTAGAAAAGAACAAAATGAGTTTATTCAGCTTAGTCATGTTAGGACTAAGTTCAATCATCGGTTCCGGGTGGCTATTTGGTGCTTGGGAAGCAACCACTGTCGCAGGACCAGCTGCCATTATTTCATGGATTGTCGGTGCGATTGTGATTGGTGCCATCGCCTTTAACTACGTCGAACTGGGGACCATGTTTCCTGAAAGTGGTGGGATGAGTCATTACGCGCAGTACAGTCATGGCTCATTATTAGGTTTTATCGCGTCATGGTCTAATTGGGTGTCGTTAGTCACGATTATCCCCATTGAGGCTGTCGCCGCTGTTCAATACATGAGTTCGTGGCCCTGGTCTTGGGCCAACTGGACGAACCGTTTCATGCATCATAATGAGATTTCAACCCGCGGTTTGTTAGTCGTTTTTGCTTTTATCATTGTCTTTACCCTTTTAAATTTCTGGTCAGTTAAATTCTTGACCCGTTTCACCAGTTTCATCGCCATTTTTAAATTGGCAATTCCATTACTAACAATTATCATGTTAGTTTCAACTGGGTTCCATTCTGAAAACTTTGGCCATTCGGTAGCAACCTTTATGCCATATGGTTCTGCTAAAATTTTTGCGGCAACATCGATTTCCGGGATTATTTTCTCCTACAACGCCTTTCAAACGGTTATTAATGTTGGGAGCGAAATTCGGGATTCTAAACGCAATATTGGTCGCGGGATCGCAATTTCACTTGGTATTAGTATCGTCATCTATTTATTACTTCAAATCACCTTTATCGGTGCTGTTTCTCCCGCTTTAATCGCTAAAACCGGTTGGCATGGTTTGAATTTCCAATCACCATTTGCCGATTTAGCAATCCTATTAGGGATTCACTGGCTCGCCGTCCTATTGTACTTAGATGCTTTCATCTCACCATTTGGGACCGGCGTTTCGTTTGTTGCATCATGTGCCCGAACACTTGCGGCCTTGAAGCAAAACAAACATATGCCCGCTATTGTTGGGAAAATAAACCATCAATACAACATTCCTCGGGTCGCAATGGCGATCAACGCCGTAGTCAGCATGCTGTTAGTTTCCGTCTTCAGAAGCTGGGGGACGCTTGCCAGCGTTATTTCAACGGCCACCCTGATTGCTTACTTGACCGGTCCGGTAACCGTGATGTCACTTCGGAAAATGGCGCCGGACATGAATCGGCCTGTCCATTCATCATGGATGAAAGTGATGGCGCCTTTATCCTTTGTCCTCGCTAGTCTTGCGACTTACTGGGCAATGTGGCCCACAACTATCAAAGTTATCGGCGTAATTATGCTTGGCCTACCATTTTATTTCTACTATGAATATCGGATTCATTGGGAAAATACCTGGGCACAATTCAAAGGCAGTCTCTGGTTGATTATTTATTTAGCCTTGCTGTCATTGATTTCCTTCCTTGGTAGTCGTGAGTTTAACGGTATCAACGTGATTCCTTATCCGCTTGATTTCGTCCTAATTAGCGCCTTAGCCCTCATCTTCTATTATTGGGGTATTATCAGTCGCTTCTACTCTAAATACTTCTCACGCGCCAAACGAATCAATAAGGACGTCCAACTTTAA
- a CDS encoding ABC transporter ATP-binding protein/permease produces the protein MTLLEIKDIHKSYHVNKEAFKVLKGINLKFDRGEFVSILGESGGGKSTLLNIIGGLDHQYEGELIVDGESLKNASEKKFDAYRSQTIGFIFQSFNLISHLTNLENVMVPLEMTDLSHKERVAKATALLEQVGLKEHINKHPNQLSGGQKQRVAIARALAADPDVIIADEPTGALDSQNTAEILAILQKIAEDGKLVIAVTHSQAVADYGTRVVHMVDGQIDYDKRLKDAYPAPAESTPKKNSPLSFMSAFKMAMQHMRYDIKRNLLIIFGASIGIFSVILMLGLGQGVTGYINDQVSSQVNPNTIQIARNVSQKQIEDGDQGNLADKDIKRFDKIKNVTKVEKGYYADGVQVHYQKKSETIQMFQTFNKTERVQDIKTGTKPGANEVLLTKATAKKLDKKNYKKMVGRTVTVYVNAISKDQRPVQMRQDVKVSGIINSGTEAVTYGTLAKMYQAQNLELEPNFAAVTVNKTQNVKAVQNKIKAYDSKVDGKTQKDYQITGVGAILDSINTYLKLAFYVLAGIAGISLLVSAIMIIVVLYISVSERTKEIGILRAIGARKKDIRHLFMSEAFLIGLFSSILGALIAWGGQALVNVIAQPLTHMPIVAITSGYVIFGIVISIVISLLAALAPSRKAAKLDPIEALSAE, from the coding sequence TTGACATTATTAGAGATTAAAGATATTCACAAGTCCTACCATGTGAATAAAGAAGCGTTTAAAGTTTTAAAAGGCATTAATCTTAAGTTTGATCGGGGCGAATTTGTATCGATCTTAGGGGAATCTGGTGGCGGTAAATCAACGTTACTGAACATTATTGGTGGTTTGGATCATCAATATGAAGGTGAATTAATTGTTGATGGCGAATCACTGAAGAATGCTTCTGAAAAGAAGTTCGATGCTTATCGCAGTCAGACAATTGGCTTCATCTTCCAGAGTTTTAACTTAATTAGTCACTTAACCAACTTAGAAAACGTCATGGTACCACTTGAAATGACCGATTTGTCGCATAAGGAACGGGTTGCAAAGGCAACTGCCTTATTAGAACAAGTTGGTTTGAAGGAACATATTAATAAGCATCCGAACCAACTATCTGGGGGCCAAAAACAACGGGTTGCCATTGCTCGCGCATTAGCTGCTGATCCTGATGTGATTATTGCTGATGAACCAACGGGTGCTTTGGATAGCCAAAATACCGCTGAAATCTTGGCGATTTTACAAAAAATTGCCGAAGACGGTAAACTCGTTATTGCTGTGACTCATTCGCAAGCTGTTGCAGATTACGGCACACGCGTTGTCCACATGGTTGATGGTCAAATCGATTATGATAAGCGCCTCAAGGATGCTTATCCAGCACCAGCTGAATCAACACCTAAGAAGAATAGTCCATTGAGCTTCATGTCAGCTTTTAAAATGGCGATGCAACATATGCGCTATGACATTAAACGGAACTTGTTAATCATTTTTGGTGCCTCCATCGGGATTTTCTCAGTGATTTTAATGTTAGGCTTAGGCCAAGGGGTGACCGGGTACATCAATGATCAGGTATCATCTCAAGTGAACCCCAATACGATTCAAATTGCTCGTAATGTGAGCCAAAAGCAAATTGAAGATGGCGACCAAGGAAATTTAGCCGATAAAGACATTAAACGATTTGATAAGATTAAAAATGTGACAAAGGTTGAAAAGGGCTATTATGCCGATGGTGTCCAAGTTCACTACCAAAAGAAGAGTGAAACAATCCAAATGTTCCAAACCTTTAATAAGACGGAACGGGTTCAAGATATTAAAACCGGGACAAAACCAGGCGCCAACGAAGTTCTTTTAACGAAGGCAACTGCCAAAAAATTAGATAAGAAAAATTACAAGAAGATGGTTGGTCGCACGGTAACTGTATACGTCAACGCAATTAGTAAAGACCAACGACCAGTTCAAATGCGTCAAGATGTGAAGGTCTCAGGGATTATCAATTCGGGGACTGAAGCCGTTACTTATGGGACTTTAGCAAAGATGTATCAAGCCCAAAACTTAGAATTAGAACCTAACTTTGCCGCTGTTACGGTGAATAAAACGCAAAACGTCAAAGCGGTTCAAAATAAGATCAAAGCTTATGACAGTAAGGTAGATGGTAAAACGCAAAAAGATTATCAAATTACCGGTGTCGGCGCGATCTTAGATTCAATCAATACGTACCTCAAGTTAGCCTTCTACGTCTTAGCTGGGATTGCAGGGATTTCATTATTAGTTTCAGCAATCATGATTATCGTCGTCCTCTACATCAGTGTTTCAGAACGGACGAAAGAAATCGGTATTTTACGGGCGATTGGTGCACGTAAAAAGGATATTCGTCACTTATTCATGTCAGAGGCGTTTTTGATTGGCCTCTTCTCAAGTATTCTAGGGGCTTTAATTGCCTGGGGTGGTCAAGCATTGGTTAACGTGATTGCCCAACCGTTGACGCACATGCCAATTGTGGCAATTACCAGTGGTTATGTGATCTTCGGGATTGTTATTAGTATAGTGATTAGTTTACTAGCAGCGCTCGCACCATCACGTAAAGCCGCTAAATTAGACCCAATCGAAGCCTTATCCGCTGAATAA